The Cydia splendana chromosome Z, ilCydSple1.2, whole genome shotgun sequence genome window below encodes:
- the LOC134805158 gene encoding uncharacterized protein LOC134805158, which translates to MLADTAYGLRYEERVNHLFENDFAREMADTSLTPNTWYLPHFGVDNPNKKKLRLVYDAAAKSQGKSLNDFLLTGPDLLVSLFGIMVRFREDRVAVTGDIKDMFLRIKINPVDQNALRFLWRGRNPTGPVKTYAMTSLIFGANCSPFIAQYIKNKNASRFESTLPAAVSAIRRQHYMDDYIDSLPDEATAISMVKNIRDIHSAGGFEIRNWTCNSANVLDTIPKDILGNTAVRFGLDDHDEGERTLGLMWYPAKDELGFDVSFKRIPDSVIKGELRPTKRVMLRVIMSIFDIFGFLSPFTTQGKVMLQDTWRLHIDWDDIIPDELYKKWCSWLELLKVIGEIRLPRWYQSCASRCKMGDELATTLPSSSFHAVTEQCYSDLELHLFSDASLKAISAVAYWRWKSNDQICVAFVASKSRVSSVKPQTVPRLELQAALLAARLADSIAKAHRLHVTRRYFWCDSSTVLHWIGNNTRRYKTFEANRLGEIDDLSQASEWRYVPTGLNVADIATRETFNYQSFLNEWFKGPEFLYSDETCWPANVLEPENEVGAEACMTVVQNSRTCFPVPDPERFSSWLRFLRSTACVLKFTNKCRGIALDDYALMEQAKQLILRQAQEDSFASDIQAVKAGKDLPRDSRLRNLSPYLDENNVLRVSGRIDAVADVPQEAKRPIILDGRHPTAKLLVKHYHVKAAHGHQEAVVNDLKQEFWIIHLRPTVKNVASHCMLCRLRKATPQVPRMGDLPQARMAHHQRAFTFCGIDLFGPMEVTIGRRREKRYGVLFTCLTVRAVHIEVVHTLTTDSLIMALRRMASRRGWPSHIYSDNGTNLRGADVELRRSIQELDEEPLRAEALNNQVRWTFIPPASPHWGGAWERLIRTVKRSLRVILKERAPRDETLSTLLAEVEGIVNGRPLTHVSVEPGSSDALTPNHFLVGSSSRLPIHGVFDDSDLALRKQWRIAQRLADMYWKRWMKEFLPLLLPRKKWQQEQKPLGVGDLVLVVDPDSPRNVWPRGLIKSVLPGKDGRIRVVDISTATGVLRRSVARVAPVPLAN; encoded by the coding sequence ATGCTAGCTGATACAGCTTATGGACTCAGGTACGAGGAACGTGTCAACCATTTGTTTGAAAACGATTTTGCACGGGAAATGGCCGACACGTCACTCACGCCTAATACATGGTACTTGCCACATTTCGGAGTTGACAATCCGAACAAGAAGAAGCTGCGTTTGGTTTATGACGCAGCAGCTAAAAGTCAAGGCAAGTCTCTAAATGACTTTCTTCTCACGGGTCCGGATTTACTCGTTTCCTTGTTCGGCATTATGGTTCGTTTTCGAGAGGATAGGGTAGCCGTAACCGGTGACATAAAAGATATGTTTTTGAGAATTAAAATTAATCCCGTAGACCAGAATGCCCTTAGATTCCTGTGGAGAGGTAGGAACCCCACAGGCCCAGTGAAGACGTACGCGATGACGTCGCTGATTTTCGGCGCGAACTGCTCGCCCTTTATTGCCCAGTACATTAAGAACAAGAACGCTAGCAGGTTCGAGTCTACGCTACCAGCTGCCGTCTCTGCTATACGCCGCCAGCACTATATGGACGACTATATTGATAGTCTGCCGGATGAAGCTACCGCCATCAGTATGGTAAAGAATATTCGCGATATTCACAGTGCGGGAGGTTTTGAAATCCGCAACTGGACGTGTAATAGCGCAAATGTGCTCGACACTATACCTAAGGATATTTTAGGTAATACAGCTGTGAGGTTTGGACTGGACGATCATGATGAAGGTGAGCGCACTCTTGGACTGATGTGGTACCCTGCCAAGGATGAACTGGGGTTCGATGTGTCATTCAAGCGCATTCCCGACAGCGTCATCAAAGGCGAACTGAGACCTACGAAGAGGGTTATGTTGCGTGTTATTATGtcaatttttgacatttttgggTTCTTGTCACCCTTTACTACACAAGGCAAAGTTATGCTGCAGGACACCTGGCGTCTCCATATCGACTGGGACGATATTATTCCAGATgaattgtataaaaaatggTGCAGTTGGTTGGAATTACTGAAAGTTATTGGAGAGATTCGCCTGCCGAGATGGTACCAGTCGTGCGCTTCCAGGTGTAAAATGGGAGATGAGTTGGCCACTACTTTACCAAGCTCTTCTTTTCATGCCGTGACCGAGCAATGCTACAGTGACTTAGAACTGCATTTATTCAGTGACGCCTCACTTAAGGCAATCTCAGCGGTTGCGTATTGGCGTTGGAAGAGTAACGATCAGATATGTGTCGCGTTTGTTGCCAGCAAAAGCCGAGTATCTTCGGTGAAACCTCAAACTGTGCCGCGATTGGAACTTCAAGCTGCGTTGCTAGCAGCTCGACTCGCTGACTCAATCGCGAAGGCACATCGTTTGCACGTCACACGGCGATACTTTTGGTGCGATTCAAGTACGGTGCTACACTGGATTGGCAACAACACTCGTCGATACAAGACTTTCGAGGCTAATAGATTAGGCGAGATCGACGACCTGTCACAAGCCTCTGAGTGGAGATATGTGCCAACAGGACTGAACGTAGCGGACATTGCTACAAGAGAAACGTTCAATTATCAGTCTTTTCTCAATGAGTGGTTCAAGGGACCCGAGTTTTTATACAGCGATGAGACTTGCTGGCCAGCGAACGTCCTGGAACCCGAAAATGAAGTCGGCGCTGAAGCTTGCATGACCGTAGTACAAAACTCACGTACATGTTTCCCGGTTCCTGACCCTGAGCGCTTCTCCTCGTGGCTACGATTTCTGCGATCTACTGCTTGTGTTCTCAAGTTTACAAATAAATGCAGAGGTATCGCACTTGACGACTACGCTCTGATGGAACAAGCAAAGCAGTTAATCCTGCGGCAAGCTCAAGAAGATTCCTTTGCCAGTGACATACAAGCAGTAAAGGCAGGAAAAGACTTGCCACGCGATAGTCGGCTGAGAAATCTATCTCCATACTTGGACGAGAACAATGTTTTACGCGTGAGCGGCCGCATTGATGCTGTTGCTGACGTACCTCAGGAAGCGAAAAGGCCCATTATTCTTGACGGACGGCATCCTACTGCCAAGCTTTTGGTCAAGCACTATCATGTAAAGGCTGCCCACGGACACCAAGAAGCGGTAGTAAATGACTTAAAACAAGAATTCTGGATAATTCACTTGCGACCTACCGTCAAAAATGTTGCGTCTCATTGCATGCTCTGCAGGTTAAGAAAGGCTACCCCGCAGGTGCCTCGGATGGGTGACTTACCTCAAGCGCGCATGGCGCATCATCAACGTGCCTTCACCTTTTGCGGGATCGATCTGTTTGGGCCCATGGAAGTCACAATAGGCAGACGTCGAGAAAAACGTTACGGCGTTTTGTTTACTTGCCTAACCGTTCGTGCAGTCCACATAGAAGTCGTTCACACACTTACTACTGACTCATTGATTATGGCGCTTCGACGAATGGCGTCTCGACGTGGGTGGCCGTCGCATATTTATTCCGACAACGGCACGAACCTACGCGGAGCAGACGTCGAATTGCGAAGATCCATACAGGAGCTCGACGAAGAACCACTTAGAGCCGAAGCTCTTAACAATCAAGTTCGCTGGACTTTTATTCCGCCCGCCAGCCCCCATTGGGGTGGGGCGTGGGAGCGCTTGATTCGGACCGTAAAGCGATCTCTTCGTGTCATTTTAAAAGAACGAGCGCCCCGAGACGAAACTCTCAGCACTCTACTAGCGGAAGTAGAAGGTATTGTCAACGGTCGACCACTAACACACGTGTCGGTAGAGCCGGGCTCCTCTGACGCGCTTACGCCCAACCACTTTCTTGTAGGCTCTTCATCCAGGTTGCCAATACATGGCGTATTTGACGATTCAGACTTAGCTTTAAGGAAGCAATGGCGAATAGCGCAGCGATTGGCCGATATGTACTGGAAGCGGTGGATGAAGGAGTTCCTCCCGCTTCTGTTACCGAGAAAGAAGTGGCAACAGGAGCAGAAGCCACTGGGAGTCGGTGACCTAGTGCTTGTCGTTGACCCTGACTCGCCTCGAAACGTGTGGCCACGAGGCCTAATAAAAAGTGTCCTGCCTGGAAAAGACGGTCGCATCAGGGTAGTCGACATCAGCACCGCTACCGGCGTGCTGCGCCGGTCTGTGGCGCGCGTGGCTCCTGTACCCTTAGCTAATTAG